The DNA region GTATGAAGGTTGttttagagaaaaataaataaagatgttcCAAGAAATGGACTAATATAGAGATGGCAGATATGGTGgaatatagaaataataataaattaattaaaataagatatgcatttattatttaataacttatATTAATAGATGAATTTAGAAGATGCATGTGCTTAAAACTTTATATCTAATATGTGAAGACATCTAAAATTTGTATCTTGTTATCCCTGGGACACAGTATGGAAGTTAATCCATTACAGAGTTTCAGAGATTGGGCttgagttataaaaaataaaaaagaattaccTGTGTAGTGCAATGTGGAATGAGAGCAAGATTGGGTGACCAAGTTAATAGGAATTGTGGTTACAAAAAGGAAGGGAACTAGTTgctcaaatatttaaattaaattattttatttacaataataggaATGATTTTATGTTGGTTAGGAAACATTAATTCACCAATACCAGATTTTTCTGAATCATGTATGCAAATTTAGAAGAAAAATGATGATCAGCCTTTATTTTACCATATGCATGTCTTGCTGTTATAAAagggtttattttgttttattgtagtaTACTTTGATAATAAAGGTAGATGATTTCTGCATCTtgcaaagaagagaaaaaaatgctTGCTATTTTTCTGCAATGAAGAACTTGCTTTACTAACATAGAATAAGAGAACTGCTGTTTTCAGccagatgattttgtttttattaaagggaCCTCTGAAAGAAGAGGTTGAAAAGTGAAAATCATAAAAAGAGCTGACTGCTCAGACACAATTTGGTCAGAAGTTACATAGCTACATTTGATTAATGCAGTCTCTTGAGTGTTAAAATTTCAGATGACTTCTGGAACAGTGCCTTGACAAAAGGACGCAATGAACTGGAGTCTGTCGAGAAATGGCAAAGCAGCAAACACAGCTACAAAGAGAAGAAGAGGGAGGGGCTGATGGATGATATACCCTCCTGAAAGAGGAGAGCACTCTTCAGCAAGGAGAAAGACTGAATTAAAGCAGGAAAAGGTGAATCTTTCACTTGAGACTTTTCCTGAGGGTGAAGAGAGCATCGTGAACTACAGAACTCTGGCAGAAAGCAACCAGAAGCCAGACTGAGAAGAAGCAGAGAAACAATGGAGACCGTACACCACAACATCAGGTCTTTGAGTGCCATCACAGACTGATGACCCAGTACAACAGCCCAGGCTGATGATGTCACCAGAAGGACTTCCATCCCTTCAGTGCACAGGTGCTGCATATTCAATGAACACTATAGAGACTgcttcaaatgttaattattttattttattattttattaactatttaaatattGATTATTCACTGGTCTCACAGCACTTCTTTAAATTCAGTGTTTTAACTAACTCTCTCAATCTGCTTTTCAATAGGTACCAGTCCAGTCTTATAtcttaaagaaaaaattattttgacagaCAGAAGTGAGTACTTGACTCACCAATCAGATAAACATGGAGCTGGATTTGGCATAGTAAGGCTGTTTCATTAACCAACTGGGGAAAAAGCACAACTGAAAACTTGACAACAATGCTGAACCCTTTtgggggaaaataaaaaaaaaataaaaaagggtatctaaatgcaaaatagggaaataaataaatatatatatatatatatatatatatatatatatatatatatatatatatggttgagaaaatagaaatattggtCACTCCATTTTGTTTAAAGGTAACTTTCTAGGGttagatttaataaaataataaaaattattccaAAGATCCAAAATCATGAAATCACATATGCTGTAATCACTGGGGATAACAAGATGGAAATGTTGATGGTCATGGATCCTAAATTATGCAGAGATCTCCAATCCTCTTCTCAGAGTAGCTCATGagcaataacaaaaaattatttgactaaactttaaATTAGACAAACAAGAGACATTTGGGAAATTATAATTGGCTCTCTCAAATGCCCAATGCCTAGGCCTAATATTCTAAACAAATCAATCTATTAGATTTtggaaaaagaaaggaaagaaagaaaaagaagtttATAGAGCGGTGTTAAACTAAACTTTATGGCGACTGATATTGCCCAGCTGCGTGACATCTAGAAACTATGTGGAAGGATACCAGGTCTACGCTAAGTAGAGTCTAACATAAAAGGTTCATGTTATCCTACACAAAATGTGCCGTTCCAcagctaaaataattaatttcacaatcagatgacattttgagaaaaaatatgtttttggccAAAAAGGGgtgtgaaagtctgtgtgaaAAAGTATGAATGATGGTTTTGTATGGCATGAAAGAGAGTGTCTGACGAGACACTGAGGCAATTCAATCAATTTGCCAAAACAGCTGTATACAAATATGAATGTGGGCCCACAGGGCAAATTTATGCCCAGTAAAATAATGACCATGGATGAATTTGGTTAAGTTTCCTGGTCAGTACCTAGGTCATTGTTGTggcagaaagaaaaacagtgcCACACATGCGCAGCGTATAACATGGGAAGGCAGAGCAAAGCAAGCTTGCTCTGTCCACCCCACATCTAACTTTCTTTTTCAGCATATCATGATGGAGCTGATTCTGTGTCAAAAGGATAAAATATTGTCTTTctgactgttaaaataaataaagtgggttGAGTGTTTTCCAGGTCAAAAGGCCTATGCTACTGAGCAAGATAGGAAATTATCCAGTAATATAATTGAACTcagtttataaaacaaaaagagaTAACTGAATTAGCAAATTGTCGAgaataaatttgaaatgaatTGAAAAATAGCAAGGATGCTAAAAACCaaattctttattatattatagaaaatGGGTATTCACTCTTTTCTCATTGTAAGGACAGCACTGGAATTGTGAAAGCTCAAAAAGGGGCCAAGACAGCCCTCAACCCACATTACATTTCCACAGGTCTCACCAAGAAGGACGACTAGCAAGATGAACAAATTAGCATGCTTTATATCACTAACAAAAAACTCTTTTCCATTTACAGGTGACAGCAGTTCTAGTAAGGCCAAGGAATGCTTCGCTCCATCAAAGAGAACCAGTGAGGGTGCAGTTATGATCTCAAGGGAGAGCCTTGCATTAATCAGCAAAACGGTTACAGAGTGACACCTGAGTTCACATCTCTAACCTTAAAATACGCCAACCAGCTTCAACAACTCCACACAGCATGAAGTGAGGGATGAAGGGCATGCTAGTAACGACCCACCCTTGCCAACGATGGAAAGACCATTGCAACGACTCGCAAAGAGTCTCCCTGGTGAAGATGGAATGAGAGAGTGATGGGACTGCTACTGAGATCAAAATATTGGGAGCAGATGTGGGCcaagaaatggaaaagaaaaagtaGAAAGATAATGTCAAGTAATGGCAGATGAAGAATTTGAAGGTTATGAGAAGGGAAATGTGGATGTAGGAAGATTTGAAGGGAAAATATAGAGCAATTGGATGCAACAAATAGAATGAAAAGAGCAAAATGGAAAAGCTCTAGATTGTTTGGAAACTGAAGAAGAAGGAAAAGTATGTGTTATGTTTGGGGGACAATGCTGTATTTATATACCAAATAATACTGCTCCAGAAGGAGCATTTACTGAAGTGCTGAACATTGTTTTATCTTTAATGAGGGgttagggagactggatcttttactccctccttgTCAAATTAGaagagagatgtttggtccagtaatccctcagagtggaatttcataatctagtcactggtgataatacaatgtgacttatttagtcactaggtagtgtaactattatgactggattatggagtagcactctggataaaaataatcaaatgtgagacctattaagtctcaaaggggagaatgtggaagatttttattggtcaatatgtaaactaatcaggcataatcaatgtgactctagccatttatgtatcaagttattctactgttataatcatgcttttgactgtatgtagaggcctgcctgagaatggaatgtgcagagagtgcaggggtgtagtatatggtgcatctgcacactctatttggatattagacaaaatatatgatcagacctccttggtgcagacattaccaaaatacagcatatagtaaagttggacaccctattttgacataagacaaaatatatgattaggcctcctcgtttcacttaaaataaattctacatcctaaaagcaagctggagagaccgccataaaaggtaaaagagttgataaacagaaccatatgcatgaaatgtattgaacatgggcacgccttcagaagcactgtataaaatagagaaccgacacagactcgacagactgttctgcagagctttctcggttttattttctcttgagaaTAAAATCTTTCTTCTGGAAACAGAACCCTGAGACAATttgattcctcagatccatggccGACGAAAATACACTACATGGGTTTATTGGCGGGTTGCATAGAGCCACCTTCTGACTGTGCTGGAGTGTGATTTCAGTCTAGGTACATATTAtgaattgtatatttttaaacCCAATCCTTTACTTAAAACGCAAACCCTGTTCCTGCTAAGTTCATAGTCTCACAACTCTCCTCGAATATTGATTTTGTAGGACGATCTGAATTATGCCCTTGTAAACTTATCCAGTAAGCAACAGAtcattttttacatcttatattTAACGGGCAGTCTCCTGTTTCAACTTCCATTTCTGAGATTGGAGTTGTCTTAATTGCACCTGTAATACATCTCAAAGATCATGCTTGAATAAGATCTAACTTTATAAGCATACTGATTGATGCAGAtccatatataatacataatctAAAACAGGTTGTGGAAGTGCACAGTATAAGGTGATCATTGATTGTTTATTTGCCCCCCATTCTTGGCCTACTATACATCTCATTAGATTTAGTAATTTACCACACTTCTTCACAATGTAGTCACTATGGATTTTCcatgttaattttgaataaatccacagacctaaatattaaaattttgttaCCCGTTTTGATGTTTCAATTGTAAAAGCATGCCCCCTTTGGGCATGTTGTTTGATAAATTGTTTGTATGGACATTGCACTACAcaaatttttgtttattaaacatcaaGATCAAGGTCTGATTTCATACAGCTGTATGAGAGAACTTGTATTTTGTAGGTTATGAAAGTAGTAAAATAAAGTAGTCAACTCATGTAAATAATCtaggagacatttaatttttaCCCACCTTTGGACAGCTGCCGCATGAGCATGATCAGTACAAACGTGCTAATAATGCTAATGTGACGTCTTAGCTGAAAAAAAGTCGACACATTTGGTATATCTCTGGTGTAGAAGACTGCTGTAAAAAGCAACTATTAAAGCATAGAGTCAATTATTCCTTCAATaccaaaaaatatacaaataatcttTGACCTTAACTGATCGcaggataattttttttgctaTGATATGTAACTTAAGCCTCACTCTAATAGTCCACAGCtttgtcagttgtgttgctgacATTAGGAAATGACACCATGCTTCCTGCCGGTCTGTATGAAGGCATCTATGGCACGATCAATGTCCTCGTCAGTGTGCGCTGCAGAGATCTGGACTCGAATTCGGGCTTTTCCTTTGGGAACGACTGGGTAGGAGAAACCGATCACATAAACTCCTGATGACAAAGTGAGAAAGCCATTGTTTTAAACAGGCTGCCAGGCTTGCAtaatttgttttgaaaaaaaaaaatgtagatggACTATACAACGTCTGAATTCTTACCTAGTTTTAGCATGTCGTCAGCCATAAGTGAAGCCAGACGAGCATCTCCCAGCATCACAGGACAGATGGGATGAGCTGTGCCAGAAATGGTGAACCCTGCCTGGGTCATGTTGTTTCTGAACCTTTCGGAAAGAAGAAAAGGCACAAAACAGACCATTGTTATCATTAGCTCAATGAACTCCAAAAAAACCTTTATTCTTAAAAGCATTCATACTTTCATACTGAACCAGCAAAAGTCAGCTCTTTTTGTTTTGACAGCTATGTCATCCCAGACAGACTGCTGCTTTGAACAGCACACTCTGTTTGTTTTATAAACTCGGCTGCTTATCTAGTTTCCACAAAAAGAGATCACGAACGCTAGCTAAAAGGCAGAACCCAATCTACAAATGTCACAGAGCGCCCACTCAAGTCCAACCTCATGGTTTTAGCTGCCATGGACTGAGCAATTTCATTGGATGCCAGCAGCAGTTCCACAGCACGAGTGGCACAGCCCACCACGGGAGGAGGGAGGGAGTTTGAGAAGAGGTACGGACGAGATCGCTGTCTCAGAAGCTCAATCAAAGCCTTGGGTCCGACAGTGTAACCACCTGCAGAGAGTTAGAAATGTACATGTTTGAAATGACTGAAATTGCTTCAGGCTTCTTAGCAAAGAAAGGTTGCGATGTAATGTGTTATTTTGTCTGACATAGTAGCTTAACTACATAAAGatgatgtttgatatttataCACACCAGCAGCTCCTCCTAGTGCTTTTCCCAGAGTGGAATTCACAATGTGAACCCTGTCCATCACTCCCAGCAACTCATCTGTTCCTCTGTGGGAAATTAATGCATGAACATCCACTTGgagaataatataatatgatattttGGCTTTGAGTGACACACTCTGATGCCTGCTCATTTTTTCTGTTGCTTTCATTCCAGGAAAAAAAGCATAatcattaaagaataataaagccATGAACCAAATCAACGAGCTACAAAGGTTTTTGAAATTCGGAAAAAAATAGACTGTCTACTTAGTTAGTGAAGGATAGAACTACTTACATAAAGCACTGCTAATGATAATCTATAAAAACGATGGATACATTTAAAACTATTGATCTAAAGCTATTAATTATACATACagaagcaatgcattttatgttttacaaaatattacaatacaagcatacatatatatacatatacacaaatgGGCCTACATGATAGTGAAGAAAAgctgggaaaaaaatatatatatatatattatattaaaaaaaaaaaaaaaaaaaaaaaaaaaaaaaaataatatatatatatatatatatatatatatatatatatatatatatatatatatatatatatatatatatatatatatatatataaaatttatttacaCGGCCCTAATACAGTATGTAtactaacacacaaacacacatatatatatacgaaaataaaatataataaatataatacattttatgtaattaaaaatcaAAGCCCTGATGgagaacatgaaagcatgcatttttatttctggAACCCAACGTTTTTCTTTTACTCACCGACCACGGGGACCCAAGAATCCCGTGGCATGACATTCATCAATGAAGACCAAGGCACCGTACTGCTCAGCCAGATCACAGATACCCTGCAGAGGAGCCACATCACCATCCATGGAGAACACGCCGTCTGTGACCACCAACCTCAGACGAGAGgactgtaaacaaacaaatacagtgCATGAACCGAGAAATCATTTTCTAAAAAATTTTTGAATTAAGTTTCTACATTTCTACTTAAATTGTtgcattatattttctgttttgcatcAAACCAATCATTATCAAGCCAAAACACAGTCAGTTTAGTACAAACATT from Carassius carassius chromosome 1, fCarCar2.1, whole genome shotgun sequence includes:
- the gcat gene encoding 2-amino-3-ketobutyrate coenzyme A ligase, mitochondrial — protein: MSLRSAARVLSAPLRRVSQPRAAGASRAYASAAQAALSVLESELDAIRNAGTWKGERVITSQQGPRISVDGSRGDILNFCANNYLGLSSHPEVVKAGIDALQKYGAGLSSVRFICGTQSIHKNLEKKLAQFHEREDCILYASCFDANAGLFEVLLGPDDAVLSDELNHASIIDGIRLCRAKRFRYKHMDLNDLEEKLKESQSSRLRLVVTDGVFSMDGDVAPLQGICDLAEQYGALVFIDECHATGFLGPRGRGTDELLGVMDRVHIVNSTLGKALGGAAGGYTVGPKALIELLRQRSRPYLFSNSLPPPVVGCATRAVELLLASNEIAQSMAAKTMRFRNNMTQAGFTISGTAHPICPVMLGDARLASLMADDMLKLGVYVIGFSYPVVPKGKARIRVQISAAHTDEDIDRAIDAFIQTGRKHGVIS